A window of Daphnia pulicaria isolate SC F1-1A chromosome 10, SC_F0-13Bv2, whole genome shotgun sequence contains these coding sequences:
- the LOC124314635 gene encoding papilin-like, translating to MLSEKLIFILLLAAVATAIPRPDDSEESKADDDDDCSLPAIQPGAKKSCRAFLTRWTFNDGACQQITYGGCGGTKNLFETEYACNAKCNRKALLRGPGARSSESAPSPCHLPSAAGYCRAHIPSFYFDSVSGECKSFVYTGCKGNANNFFSMEDCRKTCKVRQIVAVTLPATIKDSAKTVSDICSLPPDNSKTTGRACMAFVPSWTFNSTSNKCESYVYGGCGKTANLFRTEEACQSTCGSTAKTVIHASVRNQESCLLPVAKGPCFGFMKRYGFNKEKNRCELFTYGGCQGNSNNFATADQCFDACGGALPSLASECEQVTCPISNKRYFERGCRPDYKGKACCPTSFSCPDDKSAKGVCHYGGVTYQLGQKVHAVTEDQPCKTNCFCVSSVEHQDGATIKCSDVECPLVDPPANGKEGCELVTKPNTCCPSYQCHDHSSEEKEVDICLLNGKEFNRGQAIPTGDPCKTCTCVEGFTGLNGPGCRDTQCLIDNRIGCVPVYTENVCCPTSYKCAKDTVAAAENKTRIIRVEGGPGKQSAVTLPFLIPGGNVRKWQVKAALCLLPRDIGRCRASVPSFYYDADQLKCVLFNFGGCDGNENRFSSEAECLSTCQHSDVAETGAVAEPVATEETKKTVEGTKKVASPFKPSGVAVTLPALIPEDWGKGKDSSSIMLQRCLMPMHIGPCRMSLEKFYYDAEKKDCLLFFYGGCKGNSNQFDTVEECRQTCRVKSEDVAKPTTAIQQPDQDIAKVAKPSVCEMPQEVGPCKGQVPAYFYNKDSGACESFWFGGCRGNANRFETEAECQTKCIPSSLTRVSAVIGVKGAAPTSAPSSDTVAEHCKLPADIGPCRAAKPRYHYNLTAGECQPFNFGGCRGNNNNFHTIEQCQSECAAGGAVNQPLLSSIKEHVRKEMNEEEINRCKLPADVGFCRSFQERFYYDSIESQCKTFSWGGCRGNSNNFPTSEECMVTCDRQGKLAAAVTADAKTTGRFRAPSRFRATPVVEDTAQPEVDTKESELEAASRRSGLTCKFGNETLNLGDRLQSDDPCEECVCSTPPEITCTRQTCPPFPVLNGAATCRETVVPDQCCPIIECVSANPPVLDPQTI from the exons ATGTTGTCGgagaaattgattttcattctCCTGCTCGCAGCCGTTGCCACGGCTATCCCAC GACCCGATGACAGCGAAGAGTCCAAGGCCGATGACGACGATGATTGCTCACTGCCGGCCATCCAACCAGGAGCCAAAAAAAGCTGTCGTGCGTTTTTAACCCGTTGGACATTCAATGACGGCGCCTGCCAACAAATCACTTACGGCGGATGTGGAGGCACGAAAAACCTCTTCGAAACCGAATACGCTTGCAACGCTAAATGCAATAGGAAAG CTTTGCTTCGAGGACCGGGTGCTCGATCCAGCGAATCCGCACCTTCTCCGTGCCACTTACCGTCGGCTGCCGGTTATTGCCGTGCTCACATCCCCAGTTTTTACTTTGATTCGGTATCCGGTGAATGCAAATCGTTTGTCTACACCGGGTGCAAGGGAAAtgcaaacaattttttttccatggaAGACTGCCGAAAGACCTGCAAGGTCAGGCAGATAGTTGCAGTAACGCTTCCTGCTACTATTAAag ATTCTGCAAAGACCGTGAGTGACATTTGCAGCCTTCCACCCGACAATTCGAAAACCACAGGCCGTGCTTGTATGGCTTTTGTTCCATCCTGGACTTTTAATTCCACTTCGAATAAATGTGAAAGTTATGTTTACGGAGGGTGCGGCAAAACGGCTAATCTTTTCAGAACGGAAGAAGCCTGTCAATCCACATGCGGATCAACAGCCA AAACTGTTATCCACGCCTCAGTTCGAAATCAGGAATCATGTCTTCTTCCTGTCGCCAAGGGTCCTTGTTTCGGCTTCATGAAACGCTACGGTTTCAATAAG GAAAAGAATAGGTGTGAACTGTTTACTTATGGAGGTTGCCAAGGAAACA GTAACAATTTCGCAACTGCTGATCAATGTTTTGACGCATGTGGAGGCGCTTTGCCCAGTTTgg CCTCCGAGTGCGAGCAAGTAACATGTCCCATTTCGAACAAACGATATTTTGAGAGAGGATGTCGACCAGATTACAAAGGAAAGGCTTGTTGCCCGACTAGTTTCAGCTGCC CTGATGATAAATCAGCCAAAGGTGTTTGCCATTACGGCGGAGTGACTTACCAATTGGGACAGAAAGTTCACGCCGTGACTGAAGACCAGCCGTGCAAAACAAATTGCTTCTGCGTTAGCAGTGTCGAGCA TCAAGACGGAGCGACAATTAAATGCAGCGACGTGGAGTGTCCATTAGTGGATCCGCCAGCTAATGGCAAAGAGGGATGCGAATTAGTTACGAAACCCAACACTTGTTGCCCTTCTTATCAATGCC ACGACCATTCATCAGAAGAGAAGGAAGTCGATATCTGCTTGCTGAACGGCAAAGAGTTCAACAGGGGACAAGCCATTCCGACTGGAGATCCATGCAAAACTTGCACATGTGTTGAAGGATTCACAG GATTGAACGGACCGGGATGTCGTGACACTCAATGCCTTATCGACAATCGTATCGGATGTGTTCCAGTCTACACGGAAAATGTTTGCTGCCCTACGAGTTACAAATGCG ctAAAGATACGGTTGCGGCAGCCGAGAATAAGACGAGAATCATCCGTGTGGAAGGCGGACCCGGTAAACAGAGCGCCGTGACACTTCCGTTCTTGATTCCCGGAGGAAACGTGAGAAAATGGCAAGTGAAAGCAGCACTTTGTCTTTTGCCCAGAGATATAGGAAGATGCAGGGCTTCTGTTCCTTCGTTTTACTATGACGCCGATCAACTGAAATGCGTGCTCTTCAATTTCGGCGGTTGCGAC ggaaatgaaaatcgTTTCTCATCTGAGGCCGAGTGTTTGTCAACTTGCCAGCATTCCGACGTGGCAGAAACTGGTGCGGTTGCCGAACCCGTGGCTACcgaagaaaccaaaaagacAGTCGAAGGAACCAAAAAAGTCGCATCACCTTTCAAac CCAGTGGAGTCGCTGTCACATTACCGGCGCTGATTCCCGAAGATTGGGGTAAAGGGAAAGACTCGTCTTCCATCATGCTCCAGCGATGCTTGATGCCAATGCACATTGGACCTTGCCGGATGTCTCTTGAAAAATTCTATTACGACGCTGAAAAGAAAGATTGTCTTTTGTTCTTCTACGGTGGCTGCAAG GGCAACTCGAATCAATTCGACACAGTGGAGGAATGTCGACAAACTTGTCGCGTTAAATCTGAGGATGTAGCCAAACCGACTACTGCTATTCAGCAACCGGATCAAGATATAGCTA AAGTCGCTAAGCCAAGCGTGTGTGAAATGCCACAAGAAGTTGGACCTTGCAAAGGACAAGTACCCGCCTATTTTTACAACAAGGATAGTGGAGCTTGCGAGAGCTTCTGGTTTGGTGGGTGTCGGGGCAACGCCAATCGGTTCGAGACGGAAGCCGAGTGTCAAACGAAATGCATTCCAAGTAGCTTGACTCGAGTATCGGCCGTGATTGGTGTAAAAGGAGCTGCACCTACTTCGGCACCCTCCTCAG ACACTGTTGCCGAACACTGCAAGTTGCCCGCTGACATTGGCCCTTGCAGAGCTGCCAAGCCCCGCTATCATTATAATTTGACGGCCGGAGAGTGTCAGCCGTTCAATTTCGGAGGATGTagaggcaacaacaacaatttccaTACTATCGAACAATGTCAGAGCGAATGCGCTGCTGGTGGCGCCGTCAATCAACCCCTTTTATCGTCGATTAAAGAACACgtcagaaaagaaatgaatgaag AGGAAATCAACAGGTGCAAATTACCAGCCGATGTCGGTTTCTGCCGCTCTTTTCAGGAGCGATTCTATTACGACAGCATCGAGAGTCAGTGCAAG acATTTTCGTGGGGCGGATGTCGTGgaaattcaaacaattttcCCACATCAGAGGAATGTATGGTCACTTGCGACAGACAAGGGAAGTTGGCTGCAGCTGTCACTGCTGACGCTAAGACTACTGGTCGATTCAGAGCTCCATCTCGATTTAGAGCTACTCCCGTCGTCGAAGACACCGCCCAGCCCGAAGTAGATACCAAGGAGTCTGAATTAGAAGCTG CCTCAAGGAGAAGCGGCTTGACTTGCAAGTTCGGCAACGAGACACTAAACTTGGGTGATCGACTTCAGTCGGACGATCCTTGTGAGGAGTGCGTCTGTTCTACGCCACCAGAGATCACCTGCACACGGCAAACGTGCCCCCCATTTCCTGTCCTGAATGGAGCGGCCACCTGCCGAGAGACGGTCGTTCCCGATCAATGTTGCCCCATCATTGAATGCGTCTCCGCCAATCCACCAGTCCTTGATCCGCAAACCATTTGA
- the LOC124314849 gene encoding nuclear nucleic acid-binding protein C1D-like isoform X1 produces the protein MEWIKHKDFPEEMTANTQNLDSALSEMEAVVNALTSVPLNEVHSCLKPIERSKYDTASVYAVTSLFWAYMKTRGVDPKANGLPRELERVKSAIGRSKEIVDRALAPKVDISAAKRFIRGGLWEPKDSEQREGYNQEKSDVSKPPPNKRIRFDDAGSPELNNAEK, from the exons ATGGAGTGGATAAAACATAAAGACTTCCCTGAAGAAATGACAGCCAACACTCAGAACCTTGACTCGGCTCTCTCAGAAATGGAGGCAGTTGTCAATGCATTAACTTCTGTGCCATTAAATGAAGTTCATTCATGT TTGAAACCTATAGAACGATCCAAGTATGACACCGCTTCTGTGTATGCTGTGACTTCTCTGTTCTGGG catACATGAAAACAAGAGGGGTTGACCCAAAAGCTAATGGTTTACCAAGGGAGCTTGAGAGAGTAAAGAGTGCAATTGGGCGATCTAAGGAGATTGTGGACAGAGCTCTGGCGCCTAAAGTTGATATCTCAGCAGCCAAGAGATTCATTCGTGGTGGTCTCTGGGAGCCTAAAGACAGTGAACAAAGAGAAGGttataatcaagaaaaaagtgaTGTTTCCAAGCCTCCACCtaacaaaagaataagattTGATGATGCAGGATCACCTGAACTGAATAATGCAGAAAAGTAG
- the LOC124314813 gene encoding EEF1A lysine methyltransferase 2-like, translated as MEVNMDKKYEEDLENFCDHGDIGDDWCGEDVLQAILTWIKSNIECDDPILDIGCGNAYIIFQLYHQGFVNVTGIDKSPVAIKLATEISHQECVKVKLEVCDVMGSVPSDTAQSPLNKKYRLILDKGLYDSYATAVSTVYTKAKQEQFRETYLKNMHELLMPGGILLVATCGHTETYLKQTIGQRGHFKVREVLPTPSFEFRGKKGHNVTVVAFQK; from the exons ATGGAAGTCAA CATGGATAAAAAGTACGAGGAAGATTTGGAAAATTTCTGTGATCACGGAGATATTGGAGATGACTG GTGCGGTGAAGATGTACTTCAAGCCATTTTAACATGGATCAAAAGCAATATCGAATGCGACGATCCTATTCTTGATATAGGATGCGGTAATGCTTACATCATTTTTCAACTG TATCACCAGGGATTCGTCAACGTCACCGGTATTGATAAATCGCCAGTTGCTATTAAATTGGCCACAGAAATTTCCCATCAGGAATGTGTTAAAGTTAAACTAGAG GTCTGTGATGTGATGGGCTCTGTTCCTTCTGATACGGCACAATCGCCACTCAACAAAAAATATCGACTGATTTTGGACAAAGGATTGTATGATTCCTACGCAACTGCAGTTAGTACTGTCTACACCAAAGCAAAACAGGAGCAGTTTCGCGAAACTTACTTAAAAAATATGCACGAACTTCTTATGCCTGGTGGAATTCTTTTGGTGGCAACCTGTGGTCACACCGAGACTTATTTGAAGCAGACCATCGGTCAGAGAg GTCATTTCAAAGTTCGCGAGGTGCTCCCCACTCCGTCGTTTGAATTTAGAGGAAAGAAGGGACATAACGTAACCGTAGTCGCTTTccaaaaataa
- the LOC124314849 gene encoding nuclear nucleic acid-binding protein C1D-like isoform X2, with product MEWIKHKDFPEEMTANTQNLDSALSEMEAVVNALTSVPLNEVHSCLKPIERSKYDTASVYAVTSLFWAYMKTRGVDPKANGLPRELERVKSAIGRSKEIVDRALAPKVDISAAKRFIRGGLWEPKDSEQREDLMMQDHLN from the exons ATGGAGTGGATAAAACATAAAGACTTCCCTGAAGAAATGACAGCCAACACTCAGAACCTTGACTCGGCTCTCTCAGAAATGGAGGCAGTTGTCAATGCATTAACTTCTGTGCCATTAAATGAAGTTCATTCATGT TTGAAACCTATAGAACGATCCAAGTATGACACCGCTTCTGTGTATGCTGTGACTTCTCTGTTCTGGG catACATGAAAACAAGAGGGGTTGACCCAAAAGCTAATGGTTTACCAAGGGAGCTTGAGAGAGTAAAGAGTGCAATTGGGCGATCTAAGGAGATTGTGGACAGAGCTCTGGCGCCTAAAGTTGATATCTCAGCAGCCAAGAGATTCATTCGTGGTGGTCTCTGGGAGCCTAAAGACAGTGAACAAAGAGAAG attTGATGATGCAGGATCACCTGAACTGA
- the LOC124314826 gene encoding LIM domain only protein 3-like has translation MTSHFFKFNPANAKRIDMRMDANTEYRKTAGLAPQECGGCGKFITDRYLLQALDLYWHEDCLKCGCCDCRLSENGSTLYTRANLVLCRRDYLRLFGTTGYCAACGKVIPAFEMVMKAKGNVYHLECFACQNCNHRFCVGDKFYLCDNKILCEYDYEERLLMASLEFPNKRASLQQQQGSNNQSPLLSPILSAESFSK, from the exons ATGACTTCCCACTTTTTCAAGTTTAATCCAGCTAACGCCAAGCGAA TTGACATGAGGATGGACGCCAATACGGAATACAGGAAAACCGCGGGACTGGCTCCCCAGGAATGCGGAGGCTGTGGCAAATTCATCACCGATAG GTATTTGCTACAAGCCCTGGATCTTTATTGGCATGAAGATTGCCTCAAGTGTGGCTGCTGTGATTGCCGACTAAGTGAAAACGGATCGACACTCTACACCAGAGCCAATTTGGTACTCTGCCGGAGAGATTACTTAAG gTTATTTGGAACCACCGGGTACTGCGCAGCTTGCGGGAAAGTCATTCCGGCTTTTGAGATGGTCATGAAGGCCAAGGGCAACGTCTATCACCTCGAATGTTTTGCCTGCCAAAACTGCAACCACCG ATTCTGCGTTGGCGACAAATTTTACCTCTGCGACAACAAGATTTTGTGTGAATACGATTACGAAGAGCGTCTACTCATGGCAAGTCTCGAGTTCCCCAATAAGCGGGCGTCTttacaacagcagcaa GGCTCCAATAACCAATCACCGCTACTATCCCCCATTCTGTCTGCAGAGAGCTTCTCTAAATGA
- the LOC124314757 gene encoding hydroxyacid oxidase 1-like, translating to MAGKFVCVEDYENHAKKVLPSYALEYYRSGADEEQTLRENRESFKRWRLMPRMLRGVQNRSMNATALGCRVSAPFGIAPTAMQRMAHPDGECATAKAAAAHGIIYILSTIATSSIEEIAEAAPNGTNWFQLYIYKDRQATIDLIRRAEKANFKALVVTVDTAVLGRRLVNERHGFDLPPHLKLGNFDTVDEKSDFHTVKKEEGSRLAAYASVMFDSSLTWKDIDWLKSITKLPIVLKGILRPDDAELAVQHGVSAIGVSNHGGRQLDGVQATIDALPAIVKQVNGRCEVFLDGGVTKGTDVLKALALGAKMTFFGRPTLWGLAHSGEEGVKNIIQLLKTEIDVAMALSGCSSVDEIDSSLVLRQELYSNL from the exons ATGGCTGGTAAATTTGTTTGTGTGGAAGACTATGAGAATCATGCGAAAAAAGTGTTACCTTCGTATGCCCTTGAATATTACAGATCAGGGGCTGATGAAGAGCAAACTCTGCGTGAAAATCGCGAATCTTTTAAAAG ATGGCGATTAATGCCTCGAATGTTACGAGGAGTCCAAAATCGTTCAATGAATGCTACAGCACTTGGATGTCGTGTCTCCGCTCCTTTTGGAATCG CTCCCACTGCTATGCAGAGAATGGCGCATCCGGATGGCGAGTGCGCGACGGCAAAAG CTGCTGCAGCGCATGGCATTATCTACATTCTGAGCACGATTGCAACCAGCAGTATCGAAGAAATCGCCGAAGCCGCGCCCAACGGCACTAACTGGTTTCAGCTTTACATTTACAAAGATCG ACAAGCCACGATAGATTTGATTCGTCGTGCTGAGAAAGCCAATTTCAAAGCTCTCGTCGTAACAGTTGACACTGCCGTGCTTGGCCGACGTCTCGTGAATGAACGACACGGATTCGACCTACCACCTCATCTCAA ATTGGGCAATTTCGACACCGTCGACGAGAAATCAGATTTTCACACGGTCAAGAAGGAAGAAGGATCCCGTTTGGCGGCCTACGCTTCCGTCATGTTCGACTCCAGTTTAACATGGAAAGACATTGATTGGTTGAAAAG TATCACCAAGTTACCCATTGTGCTAAAAGGGATCCTTCGCCCTGACGACGCCGAACTTGCTGTGCAACACGGAGTATCTGCCATAGGAGTTTCGAATCACGGAGGGCGCCAATTGGATGGCGTTCAAGCAACG ATTGACGCACTTCCAGCCATAGTTAAGCAGGTGAACGGACGTTGCGAAGTTTTTCTCGATGGTGGCGTTACCAAAGGAACGGATGTCCTTAAAGCTTTAGCTCTCGGCGCAAAAATG ACATTTTTCGGTCGGCCGACGCTATGGGGACTGGCACACAGCGGAGAAGAAGGGGTAAAAAATATTATCcaacttttaaaaacagaGATCGACGTTGCTATGGCACTGTCAG GCTGCTCTTCTGTGGATGAAATCGATTCATCTTTAGTCCTCCGCCAAGAATTGTATTCGAACCTTTAA
- the LOC124315024 gene encoding 2,4-dienoyl-CoA reductase [(3E)-enoyl-CoA-producing], mitochondrial-like gives MPNSFEIQSAPQSKHFKSIKRPMFAPGTFDGKVAFVTGGGTGLGKCVAMYLSILGAKVAIASRKLPVLQKTAEEISSTSGNRVLAVQLDVRDPTSVKQAVDICQNEFGVPNIVINNAAGNFVAPTERLSSNAWKTVIDIVLNGSANVTLDIGKRLIQAGKGAVFLAVIAPYTTHGSGFVCPSASAKAGVEAMSKSLAAEWGRYGMRFNCLSPGPFETEGAFSRLDPTGQFRSMFKDQIPVGRIGDVEEVANLALYMTSDFSSWLNGAVIQLDGGKLPFTAGDFNGLVKVDDEQWNIMEEIIRSSNKKSKL, from the exons ATGCCGAATAGTTTTGAAATACAGAGTGCTCCACAATCCaaacatttcaaatcaattaaacGTCCTATGTTTGCACCAGGAACGTTTG ATGGCAAAGTTGCTTTTGTTACAGGTGGAGGAACTGGATTAGGAAAATGTGTTGCAATGTATTTGAGTATTTTAGGGGCAAAGGTTGCAATTGCAAGTCGAAAACTGCCAG TCCTTCAGAAAACAGCAGAAGAAATTTCATCAACTTCTGGAAATAGAGTCCTTGCAGTTCAGCTAGATGTTCGAGATCCAACCTCAGTCAAACAAGCAGTTGATATCTGTCAAAATGAGTTTGGAGTTCCTAATATTGTAATCAACAATGCAGCTGGAAATTTTGTTGCTCCAACTGAACGACTCTCTTCAAATGCTTGGAAAACTGTTATTGATATTGTTCTGAATGGATCTGCAAATGTGACCCTTGATATTGGAAAGAGGCTTATACAGGCAGGGAAAGGGGCTGTATTTCTGGCAGTAATAGCTCCTTACACTACACATGGTTCAGGGTTTGTGTGTCCAAGTGCATCAGCCAAA GCTGGAGTGGAGGCCATGAGCAAATCTTTGGCTGCTGAATGGGGTAGATATGGAATGCGA TTCAATTGCCTATCACCCGGACCTTTCGAAACTGAGGGGGCTTTCAGTCGTTTGGATCCGACTGGTCAGTTTCGATCAATGTTCAAGGATCAAATACCTGTTGGTCGAATCGGAGATGTAGAGGAAGTGGCAAATTTAGCTCTATACATGACTAGTGACTTTTCTAGTTGGTTGAATGGAGCTGTGATTCAGTTGGATGGAGGAAAACTACCTTTTACAGCAGGTGATTTTAATGGTCTTGTTAAAGTGGATGACGAGCAATGGAATATAATGGAGGAAATCATTCGTAGCTCCAACAAAAAATCCAAGTTATAG
- the LOC124315023 gene encoding GPI mannosyltransferase 3-like, producing the protein MWKSNLLCVFLITRLSSVFVVQTWFVPDEYWQSLEVSHRLSFGYGYLTWEWLEGIRSLIYPLFFCIPYKLLAYFSLDDPKALIYVPRILQALFSAWSEWSFIKEIGKLCDKSQVSWFVLLQLGNYFLYYVTSRTLANTLEMGCTLLGISYFLKQHTDSFFLFVIISCYMRPTSAPIWLPFMLCFLQQKKTHIFTRHYLKIYMKCLVILAAVFGFDSWWYGKVTLVPLQFLLFNIVNDFSKFYGEHSWHWYFTNALPSLMGPSLIPLILSFSSKTALSFTENRFLTVQLSVVLYILCHSLVGHKEIRFLTPIIPLLNLLAALKLPNLRWQRIFLVLFCVWNIPIMLYLSTRHQRGVLDATDFLRSMITSEDRVLFLMPCHSTPLYSHLHVKAELQFLTCPPNLNHLKNYVDEADKFYDNPTDWFIDNPSSSFTNYLVFFDVLLDSISAHLGSNGFLLIGNFFHADIAQGRVGRRVLVFKKG; encoded by the exons ATGTGGAAATCTAATTTGCTTtgcgtttttttaataactCGTTTGAGCTCTGTTTTCGTCGTTCAAACTTGGTTTGTACCTGATGAATACTGGCAAAGTCTGGAAGTTTCCCACAGATTAAGTTTTGGTTATGGATATTTGACATGGGAGTGGTTAGAAGGTATAAGATCATTGATttatcccctttttttctgcaTCCCCTACAAGCTTTTGGCATACTTCAGCCTAGATGATCCAAAAGCCTTG ATCTATGTTCCACGAATCCTTCAAGCCTTATTTAGTGCATGGTCAGAGTGGAGTTTTATCaaagaaataggaaaattATGTGATAAGTCTCAAGTATCATGGTTTGTATTGCTGCAATTGGGGAACTATTTCTTGTATTATGTCACATCTCGAACATTAGCAAACACTTTGGAAATGGGCTGCACTCTTTTAGGCATTTCATATTTCCTCAAACAACATAcag attcattttttttatttgtcatcATCTCTTGTTACATGAGACCAACCAGTGCTCCAATTTGGCTACCTTTCATGCTGTGCTTTTTAcagcaaaagaaaacacatattTTTACAAGGCACTACTTAAAGATTTACATGAAATG CTTGGTTATTCTAGCTGctgtttttggttttgattCATGGTGGTATGGTAAAGTAACTCTTGTGCCCCTGCAGTTTTTACTGTTCAATATAGTGAATGACTTCTCCAAATTTTATGGAGAGCATTCCTGGCATTGGTATTTTACAAATGCTTTGCCTTCATTAATGGGCCCATCCCTAATCCCCTTAATACTGTCATTCAGTAGTAAAACGGCCTTAAGTTTTACTGAAAACAGATTCCTCACGGTTCAACTATCTGTTGTTCTTTATATTCTGTGCCACAG cCTTGTAGGACATAAAGAGATTCGATTTTTAACGCCAATAATTCCTCTTCTCAATCTGTTAGCAGCGCTTAAACTACCAAATTTGAG GTGGCAGAGAATTTTTCTTGTACTGTTCTGTGTTTGGAATATTCCAATAATGTTGTATTTAAGCACGAGACATCAACGTGGTGTTTTAGATGCAACAGATTTTCTCAGATCGATGATTACTTCAGAAGATAGGGTCTTATTCTTAATGCCATGCCATTCTACGCCGCTATACAG TCATTTACATGTTAAGGCAGAACTGCAGTTCTTAACCTGTCCGCCCAATTTAAATCACCTAAAAAATTATGTGGACGAAGCCGACAAGTTTTATGATAATCCAACTGATTGGTTTATCGACAATCCGTCTTCATCATTCACTAATTACTTAGTCTTCTTTGACGTTTTACTTGATAGTATTTCAGCACACTTGGGTTCCAATGGCTTTCTCCTTATCGGCAATTTCTTCCACGCAGATATAGCCCAAGGACGTGTTGGACGTCGTGTACTTGTGTTTAAAAAGGgatga